A DNA window from Deltaproteobacteria bacterium contains the following coding sequences:
- a CDS encoding ABC transporter substrate-binding protein has product MRITRNRTTVLKCSLAVLLAGALIFAFGESLQAKEKVVRIGNIIPLSGPSASVGEQGKNAREMAVEEINAAGGIKSLGGAKLQMLYADSESKPEKGVAEAERLINTEKVHVLTGCWNSAVTYPVTAVAERYGIPFIVPVSVADKITEQGFKNVFRIAAKSSWWSRDQFAFLKDIQNEFGTRVKRLAFVYENGDWGKSIAEQWKKLANKGGYEVVLDEPYPSTATDLSPVVQKIRRSRPDVLMLVSNAADAILLTNTLAEYKVDLKAIIASGGGHADPSFIKATGDNSRYLFDIVEWETDVNKPGAKEANAKYKAKYGYNLTGEAVDAYLAMYVLKDALERAGSLDPAKIRQALATTKLTSGPGMIVGYDAVEFDSTGQNKHASLVMVQINDIGNGLERITVWPKNARRAGYKPVFPMPKK; this is encoded by the coding sequence ATGAGAATTACCAGGAACAGAACTACGGTTTTGAAATGCTCTCTGGCTGTGTTGCTAGCGGGCGCCCTCATCTTTGCCTTTGGAGAATCCCTGCAAGCTAAGGAAAAAGTAGTAAGAATTGGCAACATCATTCCCCTTTCCGGCCCTTCTGCCTCGGTTGGTGAGCAGGGCAAGAATGCCCGGGAAATGGCGGTTGAAGAGATCAATGCCGCAGGAGGAATCAAGTCTCTCGGGGGGGCCAAGTTGCAGATGCTCTATGCCGATTCTGAGTCAAAGCCCGAGAAGGGCGTTGCTGAAGCAGAGCGCCTGATCAACACGGAAAAGGTTCACGTGCTTACCGGTTGCTGGAACTCGGCCGTGACCTATCCGGTCACCGCGGTTGCGGAACGGTACGGCATTCCCTTTATTGTGCCGGTATCGGTTGCCGACAAGATCACCGAGCAGGGTTTCAAGAACGTTTTCCGCATTGCCGCCAAGAGCAGCTGGTGGAGCCGCGACCAGTTTGCCTTCCTCAAGGACATACAGAATGAATTCGGTACAAGAGTCAAACGCCTTGCATTCGTCTATGAAAACGGCGATTGGGGAAAAAGCATTGCCGAGCAGTGGAAGAAACTGGCCAATAAGGGCGGCTATGAAGTCGTCTTGGACGAACCCTATCCCTCTACCGCCACCGATCTCAGTCCTGTGGTCCAGAAGATCAGAAGATCGAGACCTGACGTCTTGATGCTGGTATCAAATGCTGCCGACGCCATTTTGCTTACCAACACGCTGGCGGAATACAAGGTAGACTTGAAGGCCATAATCGCCAGCGGCGGTGGTCATGCTGATCCCTCCTTCATCAAGGCCACTGGCGACAACTCCAGATACCTTTTCGACATCGTCGAATGGGAAACAGATGTCAATAAACCCGGCGCCAAGGAGGCCAATGCAAAGTACAAGGCAAAATACGGCTACAATCTGACGGGGGAGGCGGTAGACGCCTATCTAGCCATGTATGTTTTGAAGGACGCCCTGGAAAGGGCCGGATCACTCGATCCTGCAAAGATTCGCCAGGCACTTGCAACCACCAAGCTCACCAGCGGCCCCGGTATGATTGTCGGCTATGATGCAGTGGAATTTGACAGTACTGGCCAGAACAAACACGCCTCACTTGTCATGGTACAGATCAATGATATCGGCAACGG
- the gabT gene encoding 4-aminobutyrate--2-oxoglutarate transaminase encodes MGQHLTNERLGELRSQVIAKGYASANPCYIDRAEGALVYDVEGRQYIDFATGIAVMNVGHSHPKVVAAIKDQAEKFTHTCFMVLPYEPAVRLAEKLNSAVPGDTPKATLFVNSGAEAVENAVKIARYITKRQAVIAFENAFHGRTVLGMSLTSKVKPYKFGFGPLVPEVYRMPFAYCYRCPFRLEYPQCNVICADYLEEFFLSHVAPESTAALIFEPITGEGGFIVPPPEYFPKLQKICNQYGIHFIADEIQTGMGRTGAMFAMEHWNIEADITIVAKSLAAGLPLSAVVGKKEIMDAVHPGGLGGTYGGNPLACRAALAVWEIFESEDLLEKGRQLGRRVRQRLEQFQDRFEVVGDVRGIGPMLALELVKDRQSKKPAADEARAVSRFCFEKGLIILTCGNYGNVIRLLMPLNIEDELVEKGLTILEEGLHSLTK; translated from the coding sequence ATGGGCCAGCACTTGACAAACGAACGCCTAGGGGAATTGCGCTCTCAGGTGATCGCCAAAGGGTATGCCAGTGCAAATCCCTGCTACATCGACAGGGCCGAAGGGGCTCTGGTTTATGATGTGGAGGGAAGGCAGTATATCGATTTTGCCACTGGCATCGCGGTTATGAATGTGGGCCATTCTCACCCGAAGGTTGTTGCTGCCATAAAAGACCAGGCAGAAAAATTTACCCACACCTGCTTTATGGTTCTCCCTTACGAACCGGCCGTAAGACTGGCGGAGAAACTGAATTCGGCTGTGCCAGGCGATACTCCCAAAGCCACTCTCTTCGTCAATAGCGGTGCGGAAGCGGTAGAAAATGCAGTAAAAATCGCCCGCTACATTACCAAGAGGCAGGCTGTCATCGCCTTCGAAAACGCTTTCCACGGCCGTACCGTGCTTGGCATGAGTCTCACCAGCAAAGTCAAACCTTACAAGTTTGGCTTTGGACCGCTGGTACCAGAAGTGTACCGCATGCCCTTCGCCTATTGCTACCGCTGCCCCTTTCGGCTGGAATATCCGCAATGCAACGTGATCTGTGCTGATTATCTGGAGGAATTTTTCCTCTCTCACGTGGCTCCCGAATCCACTGCTGCCCTCATATTTGAACCCATCACCGGCGAGGGAGGTTTCATTGTTCCTCCTCCTGAATACTTTCCCAAATTGCAAAAAATTTGTAACCAGTATGGCATTCATTTCATTGCCGATGAAATTCAGACCGGCATGGGACGCACCGGCGCCATGTTTGCCATGGAACACTGGAACATAGAAGCGGACATCACCATCGTGGCCAAGAGCCTGGCTGCCGGCCTGCCATTGAGTGCTGTGGTCGGCAAGAAGGAAATCATGGACGCAGTGCACCCGGGCGGCCTCGGCGGCACTTATGGAGGAAATCCCCTGGCATGCCGTGCAGCACTGGCCGTCTGGGAAATCTTTGAAAGTGAGGACCTGCTGGAGAAAGGCCGTCAACTCGGCCGTAGAGTCCGTCAGAGGCTCGAGCAATTTCAGGATCGATTCGAAGTGGTGGGGGACGTCCGCGGCATCGGTCCAATGCTTGCTCTCGAACTCGTCAAAGACCGCCAGTCCAAGAAACCCGCAGCAGATGAAGCAAGAGCTGTTAGCAGGTTCTGCTTCGAAAAAGGCCTGATCATCCTGACCTGCGGCAATTACGGCAATGTCATCCGTCTTCTCATGCCGCTCAATATCGAAGATGAACTTGTGGAGAAAGGATTGACAATCCTCGAGGAAGGACTCCATTCACTGACGAAATGA